In Pseudomonas asiatica, the following are encoded in one genomic region:
- a CDS encoding DUF2798 domain-containing protein, with protein MKIPARYEHFVFGVVQSGLTCAVAAAIATTPHALDLAFAGRWLNAWALSWVSMLPVVVLAAPMIRRVVRRMTVG; from the coding sequence ATGAAAATCCCCGCCCGTTATGAGCATTTCGTTTTCGGCGTCGTTCAATCCGGCCTGACCTGCGCGGTCGCGGCCGCCATCGCCACCACACCCCATGCGCTCGACCTGGCCTTTGCCGGCCGCTGGTTGAACGCGTGGGCGCTGTCGTGGGTATCGATGTTGCCGGTGGTGGTGCTGGCGGCGCCGATGATTCGGCGCGTGGTGAGGCGGATGACGGTGGGCTGA
- a CDS encoding cysteine hydrolase family protein yields the protein MSHLYADPAEPALPATGFKLDLSKAALVVIDPQNDFLSPAGASWAVFGESIVENNTVENLEKLFKAFKAHDLPVAVSPHYYYPHDHDWHFGGPLEKVMHSICMFDRKGPNTLENFEGSGADFLEIYKPYILDGETIIASPHKVYGPETNDLALQLRKKGVSQIILAGMAANLCVESHLRELLEQGFEIVVVRDATAGPRLPDGDGYLAAIINYRFLAHGLWTTEETIAQLQPA from the coding sequence ATGAGCCATCTGTACGCCGACCCCGCCGAACCCGCACTGCCTGCCACTGGTTTCAAGCTCGACCTGAGCAAAGCCGCCCTGGTGGTCATCGACCCACAGAACGACTTCCTCAGCCCTGCCGGCGCCAGTTGGGCGGTGTTCGGTGAGAGCATCGTCGAGAACAACACCGTCGAAAACCTGGAAAAACTGTTCAAGGCCTTCAAGGCTCACGACCTGCCCGTGGCCGTGTCGCCACACTATTACTACCCGCACGACCACGACTGGCATTTTGGCGGTCCGCTGGAAAAGGTCATGCACAGCATCTGCATGTTCGATCGCAAGGGACCGAACACCCTGGAAAACTTCGAAGGCTCCGGCGCCGATTTCCTCGAGATCTACAAGCCGTACATTCTCGACGGCGAGACCATCATCGCCTCGCCGCACAAGGTCTACGGCCCGGAAACCAACGACCTGGCGCTGCAATTGCGCAAGAAAGGCGTGTCGCAGATCATCCTCGCCGGCATGGCGGCCAACCTTTGCGTGGAATCACACCTGCGCGAACTGCTCGAACAGGGCTTTGAAATAGTCGTGGTACGCGACGCCACCGCCGGCCCGCGCCTGCCGGATGGCGACGGCTACCTGGCGGCCATCATCAATTACCGCTTCCTCGCCCACGGGCTGTGGACCACCGAAGAGACTATCGCGCAACTGCAACCGGCTTGA
- a CDS encoding TetR/AcrR family transcriptional regulator, whose amino-acid sequence MARPVNLEVRSRLLSIGRQVVHNRGFNGCGVQDITAAAEIPKGSFYNYFASKEDFAAEILEEYWTSIETRHGPIFYDARVKPLERIGQFFQALVLEHGEHEYSLGCLIGNLSLEMSNGSEQTRKRLADVLARWEGLLASCLREAQQRRELSETHDAEALASVIVEGWEGAVMRGKVLRDGAPLQRFVSMVLPRLLE is encoded by the coding sequence ATGGCTCGCCCGGTCAACCTCGAAGTCAGATCCCGTTTGCTGTCGATTGGCCGCCAGGTGGTTCACAACCGTGGCTTCAACGGCTGCGGCGTCCAGGACATCACCGCCGCTGCCGAGATTCCCAAGGGCTCTTTCTACAACTACTTCGCCAGCAAGGAAGACTTCGCGGCAGAGATCCTCGAGGAATACTGGACCTCGATCGAAACCCGCCACGGGCCGATCTTCTACGACGCCCGGGTCAAGCCGCTGGAGCGCATCGGCCAGTTCTTCCAGGCCCTGGTGCTCGAGCACGGCGAGCATGAATACAGCCTGGGTTGCCTGATTGGCAACCTGTCCCTGGAAATGTCCAATGGCAGCGAACAAACCCGCAAGCGTCTGGCCGATGTGCTGGCGCGCTGGGAAGGTTTGCTCGCGAGCTGCCTGCGTGAAGCGCAGCAGCGCCGCGAACTCTCTGAAACTCACGACGCCGAAGCGCTGGCCAGTGTCATCGTCGAAGGCTGGGAAGGTGCGGTCATGCGCGGCAAGGTCCTGCGCGACGGTGCACCTCTGCAGCGTTTCGTATCGATGGTCTTGCCTCGGCTATTGGAGTGA
- a CDS encoding GntR family transcriptional regulator — protein MSNPYPIQTLNHSYLGSGIYELLREALITGRFQPDDRLRIRDLAEQLGTSVTPVRDAILQLAKEQALILKTPRDIRVPILTAAQYGEIRSIRLALEGLAAETAAALVTDSELADLQACIENNIAAINAQDLQAALKCNQQFHYALTTIARMPVLAGLLDSLWMRTGPLIARAYGNFNERMAIDHHWEVLDALKRRDGAAARAAICRDILDGNEKMLEYIEMAQAD, from the coding sequence ATGAGCAACCCCTACCCTATTCAAACCCTCAATCACTCTTACCTGGGCAGTGGCATCTACGAGTTGCTGCGCGAGGCACTGATCACCGGGCGTTTCCAGCCCGATGACCGCCTGCGCATCCGCGACCTGGCCGAACAACTGGGCACCAGCGTCACACCGGTGCGCGACGCGATCCTGCAACTGGCCAAGGAACAGGCGCTGATCCTCAAGACCCCGCGTGACATCCGCGTACCCATCCTCACCGCCGCGCAATACGGCGAGATCCGCAGCATCCGCCTGGCGCTTGAAGGCCTGGCTGCGGAGACGGCCGCCGCGCTGGTGACCGACAGCGAACTCGCAGACCTGCAAGCCTGCATCGAAAACAACATCGCCGCGATCAACGCCCAGGACTTGCAAGCCGCTCTCAAGTGCAATCAGCAATTTCACTACGCGCTGACCACCATCGCGCGCATGCCGGTGCTGGCGGGTTTGCTCGATAGCCTGTGGATGCGCACCGGCCCACTGATCGCCCGTGCCTATGGCAACTTCAACGAGCGCATGGCCATCGACCATCACTGGGAAGTGCTCGACGCACTCAAGCGCCGCGATGGCGCGGCGGCACGGGCGGCCATCTGCCGTGACATTCTCGATGGCAACGAGAAGATGCTCGAGTACATCGAGATGGCGCAGGCGGACTGA
- a CDS encoding ISL3 family transposase: MHPIDLAAFWPGYDAVTCRPSTDNTLLIELEPQAGSLPKCGRCGQFSPLIHDRRIRLVRDRDLFDQRVLLQLPVRRVDCLSCGRVTERIDWLEPASRLTQRLRIWLESLLRLLPISHVSQLTGLHWHTLKTLDKRRLQAEVGNCDSTGVRRLVMDEFALHKGHRYATVIMDAERTRVLWVGHGNSREAVRPFFELLGKHCQQIEAVAMDMNTAFDLEVKKHCPQAEVVYDLFHVVARYGRDVIDRIRVDQANLLREDKPARKAVKQSRWLLLRNRNNLKDGQAVQLQELLAANQPLATVYVLKDALKDVWFAPSVREGWRRWRTWLRHARDSGLAPLQRFARNLRKYARGILASANFHMHTSVLEGVNNRIKVIKRMAYGFRDSEYFFLKIKAAFPGKAR; encoded by the coding sequence GTGCATCCTATTGATCTTGCCGCTTTCTGGCCAGGCTACGACGCCGTTACCTGTCGCCCATCTACCGATAACACCCTCCTCATTGAGCTTGAACCTCAAGCCGGCTCTCTTCCTAAGTGCGGGCGTTGTGGCCAGTTCAGCCCGTTGATTCACGATCGCCGGATTCGTCTGGTGCGTGATCGTGATCTGTTCGATCAGCGCGTCCTGCTTCAACTACCAGTGCGCCGAGTCGATTGCCTGAGTTGTGGGCGGGTGACCGAGCGGATCGACTGGTTGGAGCCAGCATCTCGGCTGACCCAGCGGTTACGGATATGGCTCGAAAGCTTGCTGCGGCTGCTGCCGATCAGCCACGTCAGCCAGCTCACCGGCCTGCATTGGCACACCCTCAAAACGCTCGATAAACGACGCCTTCAAGCCGAGGTAGGCAACTGCGATTCAACCGGTGTCCGCCGCCTGGTGATGGACGAGTTCGCCCTGCACAAAGGGCATCGCTATGCCACGGTCATCATGGATGCCGAGCGAACGCGGGTATTGTGGGTCGGCCACGGCAACAGCCGCGAGGCGGTCCGCCCGTTCTTTGAATTGCTCGGCAAGCACTGCCAGCAGATAGAGGCGGTGGCCATGGACATGAACACGGCTTTTGATTTGGAGGTGAAGAAGCATTGCCCGCAAGCCGAAGTGGTGTACGACCTGTTTCACGTCGTCGCGCGCTACGGTCGGGATGTGATCGACCGTATCCGGGTTGACCAGGCCAACCTCCTGCGCGAAGACAAGCCGGCACGAAAGGCGGTCAAGCAAAGCCGCTGGCTGCTGCTGCGCAATCGCAACAACCTGAAGGACGGACAAGCCGTGCAGCTTCAAGAACTACTCGCGGCCAACCAGCCGCTGGCTACGGTCTATGTCCTCAAGGATGCGCTGAAGGATGTCTGGTTCGCCCCCAGCGTACGAGAGGGCTGGCGCCGCTGGCGAACCTGGTTGCGGCACGCCCGGGACAGCGGCCTCGCGCCGCTACAGCGCTTCGCTCGCAACCTGCGCAAATACGCCCGAGGCATCCTCGCCAGTGCCAACTTCCATATGCATACCAGCGTCCTTGAGGGCGTCAACAACCGCATCAAGGTGATCAAGCGTATGGCCTATGGTTTTCGGGACTCGGAATACTTTTTCCTGAAAATCAAGGCTGCCTTCCCCGGGAAAGCGCGATGA
- a CDS encoding DM13 domain-containing protein, translating to MKKQLKIILLASHLALFGAGVGLGIYILPILTAQENATIAEIEEVQKVAKYSGEFKKDQKGSDALHWANGQLFVTDNEIVFKGDVAPGPDYKIYLTKKQATDKESFLDIKKEAILIGELKNFGNFKKTIPASVNVNEFTTVQIWCEHFSKFIGSAKYQ from the coding sequence ATGAAAAAGCAATTAAAAATAATTCTGCTCGCGTCCCACCTGGCTCTGTTTGGCGCGGGAGTTGGGCTAGGGATCTATATACTTCCGATTTTGACAGCACAAGAAAACGCCACCATCGCCGAAATTGAAGAAGTGCAAAAGGTGGCAAAGTATAGCGGAGAGTTCAAGAAAGATCAGAAAGGCAGCGACGCCCTTCACTGGGCGAATGGACAACTTTTTGTTACGGATAACGAAATTGTATTTAAAGGTGATGTAGCACCTGGTCCAGACTACAAAATTTACCTGACAAAGAAACAAGCCACCGACAAAGAATCGTTTTTGGACATAAAGAAAGAAGCAATTCTGATTGGCGAATTGAAAAACTTCGGGAATTTCAAGAAAACCATTCCTGCAAGCGTCAACGTCAACGAGTTTACAACGGTCCAAATATGGTGCGAGCATTTCTCTAAGTTCATCGGCTCCGCAAAATATCAGTAA
- a CDS encoding IS30 family transposase: protein MSYSELSVEERATIQIGHAQGFSLRGIACLINRSPSTISRELRRNRDACGGYSARVAQQQMQARRQVCRPKQKLLPGSERFELVAHMLRERLSPEQIAGKLRSMNIPSLRDAYVCRETIYNAIYALPVGELRKELIICLRQSKTMRRPRSGGVDRRGQIPERVSIHVRPPEIEDRLMPGHWEGDLIKGKANASSVGTLVERTSGYLMLVKMNDATATSAMEGFSAALNGMPLAMRKSMTYDQGREMARHAEITQQTGVAIYFCDPHSPWQRGSNENINGLIRQYLPKGTDLSVHSQEELDAIALQLNMRPRKRFDFKCPIEVMDEVMQEAMAMRHDAPASIQ from the coding sequence ATGTCTTATTCCGAACTCAGCGTTGAAGAGCGCGCCACCATTCAAATCGGTCATGCCCAAGGTTTCAGCCTGCGCGGGATCGCCTGCTTGATCAACCGATCCCCTTCGACCATCAGCCGGGAGCTGCGCCGCAATCGAGATGCCTGTGGCGGCTACTCGGCCCGCGTGGCCCAGCAGCAGATGCAGGCCCGCCGTCAGGTGTGTCGACCGAAGCAAAAGCTGTTGCCGGGTAGCGAGCGCTTCGAATTGGTGGCGCATATGCTGCGTGAGCGTTTGTCTCCCGAGCAGATTGCCGGCAAGCTGCGCAGCATGAATATTCCCAGCCTCAGAGATGCCTACGTCTGTCGCGAGACGATCTATAACGCGATCTATGCCTTGCCAGTCGGCGAGCTGCGTAAAGAGCTGATCATCTGCCTGCGCCAAAGCAAGACGATGCGCAGGCCGCGCTCTGGCGGCGTGGATCGGCGCGGTCAGATCCCTGAGAGGGTCAGTATTCATGTACGTCCGCCGGAGATCGAAGACCGACTGATGCCAGGGCATTGGGAAGGCGACCTGATCAAGGGCAAGGCCAACGCCTCGTCTGTAGGTACGCTGGTGGAGCGCACCAGTGGCTACCTGATGCTGGTGAAGATGAACGACGCGACGGCGACCTCGGCGATGGAAGGCTTCAGTGCAGCGCTCAATGGCATGCCGCTGGCGATGCGCAAGAGCATGACCTACGACCAGGGCCGAGAAATGGCGCGGCATGCTGAAATCACCCAGCAGACCGGGGTGGCGATTTACTTCTGCGACCCGCACAGCCCTTGGCAGCGCGGCAGTAACGAAAACATCAATGGCCTGATCCGCCAGTACCTGCCCAAGGGCACGGACTTGTCGGTGCATAGCCAGGAGGAACTGGATGCCATCGCACTGCAACTGAACATGCGCCCCCGTAAGCGCTTCGACTTCAAGTGTCCGATCGAGGTTATGGACGAGGTGATGCAGGAAGCTATGGCTATGCGGCATGATGCTCCAGCTTCAATTCAATAA
- a CDS encoding DNA methyltransferase, giving the protein MDYEQLPRAALVRMLQEHDAALADAGKNGIVMSYTGRAAPWQIIRQVKPKLHRIIKKVSFGEETAQSENEIWDGENLSAMVTLYKYRGQVDLVVTDPPYNTGEDFRYNDKWDKDPNDPDLGDVVPKDDGSKHSKWLRFMTPRIWMMREMLTPGGVMAICIDHRELFRLGMLMDEIFGEENRIGIINWQKSYSPRSDNKGAAAKTECNT; this is encoded by the coding sequence ATGGATTACGAACAACTGCCGAGGGCCGCCTTGGTCCGTATGCTGCAGGAGCATGATGCGGCGCTTGCCGATGCTGGCAAGAATGGCATCGTTATGAGTTACACCGGGCGGGCTGCTCCCTGGCAGATCATCCGCCAGGTCAAGCCGAAGCTGCATCGTATTATCAAGAAAGTATCCTTTGGAGAGGAAACCGCCCAGTCAGAGAATGAGATCTGGGACGGTGAAAACCTTTCTGCGATGGTCACGCTCTATAAATATCGTGGTCAAGTTGATCTTGTAGTAACAGACCCGCCGTACAACACCGGCGAGGACTTCCGCTATAACGACAAGTGGGACAAGGATCCAAACGATCCAGATCTCGGCGATGTAGTTCCTAAAGATGATGGGTCCAAGCACAGCAAATGGTTGCGCTTCATGACACCCAGAATCTGGATGATGCGTGAGATGCTAACCCCAGGCGGGGTTATGGCTATCTGTATTGATCATAGGGAACTATTTAGACTTGGCATGCTCATGGACGAAATCTTCGGCGAAGAGAATCGCATTGGCATAATCAATTGGCAGAAAAGCTATTCACCTCGCAGTGATAATAAGGGGGCGGCGGCGAAAACTGAGTGCAACACCTGA
- the argC gene encoding N-acetyl-gamma-glutamyl-phosphate reductase — protein sequence MASPLIFIDGDQGTTGLQIHQRLRDRTDLRLITLSPEHRKDPQRRAEIINACDIAILCLPDQAARDAVASIENPAVRVIDASSAHRTHLDWTYGFAEMNSQQAQRIATARRVSNPGCYPTGAIGLLRPLLEAGLLPRDYPTNIHAVSGYSGKGRVGVQEHEGEGASQAPAFQVYGLGLAHKHIPEIQQQSGLMERPMFVPAYGAFRQGIVLTIPLQLRLLAPGVDAVRLHACLMQHYVDADHVQVMSMQEAKGLTCLDPQALNGTDSLRLVVCENDETGQVLLAAVFDNLGKGAAGAAVQNLDLMVAGT from the coding sequence ATGGCAAGTCCTCTTATATTCATCGACGGCGACCAAGGCACCACCGGGTTGCAAATCCATCAACGTCTACGCGACCGGACCGATCTGCGGCTTATCACGCTCAGCCCCGAACATCGCAAGGATCCGCAACGTCGCGCCGAAATCATCAACGCCTGCGACATCGCGATTCTCTGCTTGCCCGACCAAGCCGCACGCGACGCTGTAGCGAGCATCGAAAACCCCGCCGTTCGGGTGATCGATGCGAGTTCGGCGCACCGCACCCATCTAGACTGGACCTATGGTTTCGCGGAGATGAACTCGCAGCAGGCCCAACGCATCGCCACGGCACGGCGGGTCAGCAATCCCGGTTGCTATCCCACGGGGGCGATAGGGCTGCTGCGCCCATTGCTGGAGGCCGGGTTGCTGCCCAGGGACTATCCGACGAACATTCATGCTGTGTCGGGCTATTCCGGAAAAGGGCGCGTTGGCGTGCAAGAGCATGAGGGAGAGGGCGCATCACAGGCGCCCGCGTTTCAGGTTTATGGTCTGGGGCTGGCACACAAACATATTCCGGAGATTCAGCAGCAAAGCGGTCTGATGGAGCGGCCGATGTTTGTGCCGGCTTATGGGGCTTTTCGGCAGGGGATCGTGCTGACCATACCGTTGCAACTTCGCTTGTTGGCGCCGGGCGTGGATGCGGTGCGGTTGCATGCGTGTCTTATGCAGCACTACGTCGATGCGGACCATGTACAGGTGATGTCGATGCAGGAGGCCAAAGGGTTGACGTGCCTTGATCCTCAGGCGCTTAACGGGACTGATAGTTTGCGATTGGTGGTGTGTGAAAATGATGAGACGGGGCAGGTTTTGTTGGCTGCGGTGTTTGACAATCTTGGGAAGGGAGCCGCTGGAGCGGCGGTGCAGAATCTGGATTTGATGGTTGCAGGAACATGA